Proteins encoded by one window of Branchiostoma floridae strain S238N-H82 chromosome 6, Bfl_VNyyK, whole genome shotgun sequence:
- the LOC118417369 gene encoding death-associated protein kinase dapk-1-like, with protein MGRTGTCELLIRHEADVTTRNEYGKTPLDLAENRETRRAMKDAVREKSYHELLLKSGGVKVNRCKVFVFGMAETGKSTLKKSLRRGPVTAFFQGLSKPSSEEEPHDPTPGVDVGTFHIPGVGEVSLWDFAGQAEYAVTHSMFMDAENTVFIVLYNIMDDSGTQERQVHWWLSFIKSCNPNRQPDVILVASHADKMSRDRGE; from the exons ATGGGCCGTACcgggacttgtgagcttctgattcgtCACGAGGCAGACGTGACGACCAGGAATGAG TATGGGAAGACTCCGTTAGATTTAGCTGAAAACCGAGAGACTCGACGTGCCATGAAG GACGCGGTGCGAGAGAAGTCGTACCACGAGTTGCTACTGAAGTCTGGCGGAGTGAAAGTCAACAGGTGTAAGGTGTTCGTGTTTGGGATGGCGGAAACTGGGAAGTCTACGCTGAAGAAAAGCCTTAGAAGG GGCCCCGTGACTGCATTTTTCCAAGGACTGAGCAAACCGTCGTCTGAAGAGGAGCCTCACGACCCCACCCCAGGGGTGGATGTTGGGACATTCCATATTCCAGGGGTGGGGGAGGTCAGCCTGTGGGATTTTGCTGGGCAGGCGGAGTACGCGGTGACCCACAGCATGTTCATGGATGCAGAGAACACCGTCTTCATTGTGCTGTACAACATCATGGACGACAGCGGGACCCAAGAGCGACAG GTCCACTGGTGGCTGAGTTTCATCAAGTCCTGCAACCCGAACCGGCAGCCTGACGTCATCTTAGTGGCCAGCCATGCGGACAAAATGTCACGAGACCGAGGTGAATAA
- the LOC118417310 gene encoding death-associated protein kinase 1-like, which produces MPKLCAEITKQLPSWCKKKCSPKCPVLRWPGYVEAVKEIDPHVEEEFLLKSTRFLDHLGETIFKCPSSSDPIIVLKPNWLCTDVIGPMMAPVNFPIPRPERTSEDYVTRAEIQRVFQDVADVDLLITLLQEFQLCHSYDGQTFIFPGLLTQTMPPDKWQPTPEPKVVYFGKQVQCAGSTDMFSSGFFPRVQTRLMRELENRPLLWRDGAKCADRNVEGLIKLSPDGRAVNICVRSAQGDKLQCGKMLQQLENIIADVLDECSPGTGTVEKVLSARALKEHREEFCSYGKEEISKAAAEGGTILHPTLGFTEQVSDLLCREDEDPFIRNRPELVQALRHVEPILDRLLSRGILSEEERDRIRAKETPQDQVRELLDTVGRKSAQARDEFKAVLEEVNPHAAGLIQDGACDLLHGGNEDPLIINRPELVRDLTSSYVMERILNHLLSRGHLSDEECDVIRASRTAHDKARELLDTVGRKGAAARRALKDVLGEVSPHLAEMVE; this is translated from the exons ATGCCAAAACTGTGCGCCGAAATCACCAAGCAGCTGCCCAGCTGGTGTAAGAAGAAGTGCAGCCCGAAGTGTCCTGTACTGAGGTGGCCAGGCTACGTGGAAGCAGTCAAAGAGATCGACCCACATGTGGAGGAGGAATTCCTGCTGAAGTCTACAAGATTTCTGGACCATCTGGGAGAA ACTATCTTCAAATGTCCTAGTTCTTCCGATCCCATCATTGTCCTGAAGCCCAACTGGCTCTGCACAGACGTCATCGGCCCAATGATGGCACCAGTCAACTTCCCCATTCCCCGCCCGGAGAGAACAAGCGAAGACTACGTCACCAGGGCGGAGATCCAGCGCGTCTTCCAAGACGTTGCTGACGTGGATCTCCTCATCACCCTGCTGCAAGAGTTCCAGCTCTGCCACTCCTATGACGGAcagaccttcatcttcccaggGCTGCTGACACAAACCATGCCTCCTGACAAGTGGCAACCAACACCTGAGCCAAAGGTGGTCTACTTTGGGAAGCAAGTCCAGTGTGCCGGCTCAACTGACATGTTCTCCTCCGGGTTCTTCCCCCGAGTGCAGACCCGCCTGATGAGGGAGCTGGAGAATCGCCCGCTGCTGTGGAGAGATGGCGCCAAGTGTGCGGACAGAAATGTGGAAGGTCTGATCAAACTCTCTCCGGACGGCCGTGCAGTCAACATTTGTGTGCGGAGTGCGCAGGGTGACAAGCTGCAGTGTGGCAagatgctgcagcagctggagaaCATCATCGCTGATGTGCTGGATGAGTGCAGCCCAGGAACTGGCACAGTAGAGAAGGTGCTCAGCGCTCGTGCACTGAAGGAACACAGGGAGGAGTTCTGCTCCTATGGCAAGGAGGAGATCAGCAAGGCAGCAGCAGAGGGCGGTACAATCCTCCATCCCACCCTCGGGTTCACGGAACAGGTCAGTGACCTGCTGTGTAGAGAGGATGAGGACCCGTTCATCAGGAACCGCCCAGAGCTGGTCCAGGCCTTGCGGCACGTGGAGCCAATCCTGGACCGTCTCCTGTCCCGCGGCATTCTCAGTGAGGAGGAACGGGACCGGATCAGGGCAAAGGAAACTCCCCAAGACCAGGTAAGGGAACTGTTGGACACTGTGGGAAGGAAGAGCGCACAAGCACGTGACGAGTTCAAGGCTGTGCTGGAGGAGGTGAACCCGCATGCTGCCGGactgatccaagatggcgcctgTGACCTGTTGCATGGAGGGAACGAAGACCCGCTCATCATTAACCGTCCGGAGCTGGTCCGGGACCTGACGTCATCATACGTCATGGAGAGAATCCTGAACCATCTCCTGTCACGTGGTCACCTCAGTGACGAGgagtgtgacgtcatcagggcCAGCAGGACAGCTCATGACAAGGCGAGGGAGCTGCTGGACACCGTGGGGAGGAAGGGCGCGGCTGCACGGCGTGCGCTCAAGGACGTCCTGGGAGAGGTCAGCCCGCACCTGGCCGAAATGGTGGAGTAA